One window of the Xiphias gladius isolate SHS-SW01 ecotype Sanya breed wild chromosome 11, ASM1685928v1, whole genome shotgun sequence genome contains the following:
- the egr2a gene encoding E3 SUMO-protein ligase EGR2a: MTAKIAEEVSASLSTAVDGVPKDVYAAEVGPIVFKEEAVGEEEQEGRPGENDGGHLLFDDKSAPEPPLRGDLAQYVATLRTHPVAFSGRFSVDSRGAGGPWTSGDVINVVSADIAAPGPVTVSGSPPAAPDIYAGGGAAADAGDGAMAHGQPDISHMYAAPHPHPHPHPHPAPSYSCSGDMYQDQSAGGYLATSTCAVSYHPPPSYNSAPKPTVDGAALLSIMPEYGGFYQQSCQRDIQAAFPERKSLPYPLDSLRVPPPLTPLNTIRNFTLAAPSPASEGPVAAAFPGHQNLPLRPILRPRKYPSRPSKTPVHQRPYPCPAESCDRRFSRSDELSRHLRIHTGHKPFQCRICMRNFSRSDHLTTHIRTHTGEKPFSCDQCGRKFARSDERRRHMKIHLRQKEKKSSAT, encoded by the exons ATGACCGCTAAAATAGCCGAGGAGGTCTCTGCGTCTCTCAGCACCGCCGTGGACGGTGTCCCTAAAGACGTGTACGCGGCGGAGGTGGGGCCGATTGTTTTCAAAGAAGAGGCTGTAGGCGAGGAGGAACAAGAGGGGCGACCTGGTGAGAATGACGGCG GTCACCTTCTGTTCGACGACAAGAGCGCACCTGAGCCGCCGCTGCGGGGCGACTTGGCGCAGTACGTGGCAACTTTACGCACGCACCCCGTGGCGTTTAGCGGCAGGTTCTCGGTGGACTCCAGAGGTGCGGGAGGACCGTGGACGTCGGGGGACGTCATCAACGTGGTCAGCGCTGACATCGCCGCCCCGGGCCCCGTCACGGTGTCTGGGTCGCCGCCAGCAGCTCCCGACATTTACGCAGGAGGAGGAGCCGCGGCTGACGCGGGGGACGGTGCCATGGCTCACGGCCAGCCGGACATCAGCCACATGTACGCGGCCCCTCaccctcacccccacccccacccccacccggCCCCCTCCTACTCCTGCAGCGGGGACATGTACCAAGACCAGTCGGCAGGGGGTTACCTGGCGACGTCCACCTGCGCCGTGTCCTACCACCCGCCTCCGTCCTACAACTCTGCGCCCAAACCGACCGTTGACGGCGCCGCGCTGCTCTCCATCATGCCAGAGTACGGAGGCTTCTACCAGCAGAGCTGCCAGAGAGACATCCAGGCGGCGTTCCCGGAGAGGAAATCCCTCCCGTATCCCCTGGACTCCCTCCGGGTGCCTCCGCCTCTCACGCCCCTCAACACCATCAGGAACTTTACGCTCGCTGCGCCCTCGCCGGCCTCCGAAGGTCCGGTGGCCGCGGCCTTCCCCGGCCACCAGAACCTCCCTCTCAGGCCGATCTTGAGACCCAGGAAGTACCCGAGCCGGCCGAGCAAGACGCCCGTCCACCAGCGGCCGTACCCGTGCCCAGCGGAGAGCTGCGACCGTAGGTTCTCCCGGTCGGACGAGCTGAGCCGGCACCTGCGCATCCACACGGGCCACAAACCCTTCCAGTGCCGCATCTGCATGAGGAACTTCAGCCGCAGCGACCACCTCACCACCCACATCCGCACGCACACCGGCGAGAAACCCTTCTCCTGCGACCAGTGCGGGAGGAAGTTCGCCCGCAGTGACGAGAGGAGGAGGCACATGAAGATTCACCTTCggcagaaggagaaaaagtcCTCCGCGACCTAG
- the kif11 gene encoding kinesin-like protein KIF11 isoform X1 — protein MASHNLSGVKRDEKGRNIQVVVRCRPFNTVERKSSYGVIDCDLSRREVTVKTGGINDKASRKTYTFDMVFGPAAKQIDVYRSVVCPILDEVIMGYNCTVFAYGQTGTGKTFTMEGERSPDEQFTWEEDPLAGIIPRTLHQIFEKLSENGTEFSVKVSLLEIYNEELFDLLSPSDDVNERLQLFDDPRNKRGVVVKGLEEVTVHNKDEVYQILERGSAKRRTASTLMNAYSSRSHSVFSVTIHMKEITLDGEELVKIGKLNLVDLAGSENIGRSGAVDKRAREAGNINQSLLTLGRVITALVEKRPHIPYRESKLTRILQDSLGGRTKTSIIATVSPSSSNMEETLSTLEYASRAKNIMNKPEVNQKLTKRTLIKEYTEEIERLKRDLAAARDKNGVYLSAENYEGMMVQITTHEEQIAEYTDRITAMEEELKKVTELFVDSKTRLEQCTMDLDEKQHRLEETSRDLQQTKEKLSQEEFICSELTSVQETLYNSAGQLLVTVDASTSDVSGLHDKLDRKKKVEQHNRQIQQSFAQRMDGAFGAMQRCVQRQGAKHHDMLSSYSQAIDGLLVMNKAAAKGALTTVESFVGGVGQLVAEGVARCQERVQQQEALCLQDKESLLQLLEEHRQDMEEVLVVRTLMGLSAVKDLSDTLRASVETQQALADKVEAMKETGVFFSGLVQELAGLREAAVQGLSALQAEHDKLEDEIRRAQERHQTGMKQTIQCLQDQLNLLTMETQRDYTDLRSASKGLQKPLQSLQENISSGFSTVERQASTQADLLSSTSSSLASSLRLNADESRQTLDETTGCCSHLHRSVSGLVERDLEWSSRVREHAETRAQEHFSLMRKVSTEAQTLHQSVETRCTEQLHKAKGELSSQQEEAMRTLVAVQSQTSLDRTVLEQQRAELQDHVETSQQLVYGFLQDELQQDVPTGVTPKRREFVYPRQLVKSLSRTELLESLRRQQGEPRAAMEEEEEPEEEDKHSQVDHDSLEDELSTCNESLATEPSFIDENLVFNESKRVPFFKQKKGGKKETKIPSRPKGSENEAASTPQKSRLPLRCQN, from the exons ATGGCTTCACACAACCTGAGCGGAGTCAAGCGGGACGAAAAGGGCAGAAACATCCAGGTCGTGGTCAGATGCAG ACCTTTCAACACCGTGGAGCGCAAGTCGTCCTATGGGGTCATCGACTGCGACCTGAGCAGGAGGGAGGTGACTGTGAAGACGGGAGGGATTAACGACAAGGCGTCGCGAAAGACCTACACGTTTGACATG GTGTTTGGTCCAGCTGCCAAGCAGATCGACGTGTACAGGAGCGTCGTTTGCCCCATTCTGGACGAAGTCATCATGGGATACAACTGCACTGTCTTTGC CTACGGTCAGACTGGAACAGGAAAGACGTTCAccatggagggagagaggagtcCAGATGAACAGTTCACCTGGGAGGAG GACCCCCTGGCCGGCATCATCCCCAGAACGCTGCACCAGATCTTTGAGAAGCTTTCCGAGAACGGCACCGAGTTCTCCGTCAAAGTCTCCCTGCTGGAGATCTACAACGAGGAGCTGTTCGACCTGCTCAGCCCCAGCGACGACGTCAACGAGCGGCTGCAGCTTTTCGACGACCCGCGCAACAAG CGTGGTGTGGTGGTGAAGGGTCTGGAGGAGGTGACGGTTCACAACAAAGATGAGGTTTATCAGATCCTGGAGAGAGGATCAGCCAAGAGGAGGACGGCCTCCACGCTCATGAACGCCTACTCCAG TCGCTCCCACTCTGTGTTCTCGGTCACCATTCACATGAAGGAGATCACTCTGGATGGAGAGGAGCTGGTGAAGATCGGCAAACTCAACCTG GTGGATCTCGCCGGCAGCGAGAACATCGGGCGTTCGGGCGCGGTGGACAAGCGAGCTCGCGAGGCGGGAAACATCAACCAGTCTCTGCTGACGCTGGGCAGAGTGATCACTGCTCTGGTGGAGAAGAGGCCGCACATCCCGTACAG AGAGTCGAAGCTGACCAGGATCCTGCAGGACTCGCTGGGCGGACGAACGAAAACTTCCATCATCGCCACCGTGTCGCCTTCATCCAGCAACATGGAA GAGACTCTGAGCACGCTGGAGTACGCGAGCAGAGCCAAGAACATCATGAACAAACCTGAGGTCAACCAGAAACTCACCAAGAGGACGCTCATCAAG GAATACACAGAGGAGATTGAACGCCTGAAGCGCGACCTGGCCGCCGCTCGAGACAAGAACGGCGTTTACCTGTCTGCAGAGAACTACGA gggtaTGATGGTTCAGATCACCACTCACGAGGAGCAGATAGCAGAGTACACTGACCGGATCACTGCCATGGAGGAGGAGCTCAAGAAG GTGACTGAGCTGTTTGTGGACAGTAAAACCAGACTGGAGCAGTGCACTATGGACCTGGATGAGAAGCAGCACAG GCTGGAGGAGACGAGCCGTGACCTGCAGCAGACCAAAGAGAAGCTGAGTCAGGAGGAGTTTATCTGCTCGGAGCTCACCTCAGTCCAGGAAACCCTCTACAACTCCGCCGGACAG CTACTGGTTACAGTGGATGCTAGCACCAGTGACGTGTCGGGTCTCCATGACAAGCTggacaggaagaaaaag GTGGAGCAGCACAACAGGCAGATCCAGCAGAGTTTTGCTCAGCGTATGGACGGAGCATTCGGCGCCATGCAGCGCTGCGTTCAGCGGCAAGGAGCTAAACACCACGACATGCTGAGCAGCTACTCGCAGGCCATCG ACGGTCTGCTGGTGATGAACAAGGCGGCGGCGAAAGGAGCTCTGACCACGGTGGAGTCCTTCGTGGGTGGAGTTGGGCAGCTGGTGGCCGAGGGCGTGGCTCGCTGTCAGGAGAGggtgcagcagcaggaggcgcTGTGTCTGCAGGACAAGGAGagtctgctgcagctgctg GAAGAACATCGGCAGGACATGGAGGAGGTCTTAGTGGTTCGGACTCTGATGGGTTTATCAGCTGTCAAGGATCTCAGTGACACTCTGAGAGCCTCAGTGGAGACGCAGCAAGCTCTGGCTGACAAG GTGGAGGCGATGAAGGAGACGggtgtgtttttcagcggcCTGGTTCAGGAGCTGGCGGGGCTGCGTGAGGCCGCCGTGCAGGGCCTGAGCGCCCTGCAGGCTGAACACGACAAGCTGGAGGACGAGATCAGACGGGCTCAGGAGAGACACCAGACG GGTATGAAGCAGACCATCCAGTGCCTGCAGGACCAGCTCAACCTGTTAACCATGGAGACCCAGAGGGACTACACTGATCTGCGCTCGGCCTCCAAAGGTCTGCAGAAACCTCTACAGAGCCTCCAGGAGAACATCAGCAG CGGTTTCAGTACAGTAGAGCGTCAGGCCTCGACCCAAGCAGACCTCctgtcctccacctcctcctccctcgcCTCTTCACTGCGTCTGAACGCCGACGAGAGCCGGCAGACGCTGGACGAGACGACGGGCTGCTGCTCCCACCTCCACAGATCTGTGTCCG GTCTGGTGGAACGTGACCTCGAGTGGAGCTCCAGAGTCAGAGAACATGCAGAGACTCGAGCTCAGGAACACTTCTCCCTGATGAGGAAGGTTTCCACTGAAGCCCAGACCCTgcatcag AGCGTCGAGACGCGCTGCACCGAACAGCTCCACAAAGCCAAGGGGGAGCTGTCTTCCCAGCAGGAGGAGGCGATGCGGACTCTGGTGGCCGTGCAAAGCCAGACCTCCCTGGACCGGACTGTCCTGGAGCAGCAGCGTGCTGAGCTACAGGATCACGTGGAGACGAGCCAGCAGCTGGTCTATGGCTTCCTGCAGGATGAGCTGCAGCAGGACGTTCCCACCG GTGTCACCCCTAAGCGTCGGGAGTTTGTGTATCCAAGGCAGCTGGTGAAGTCGCTGAGCCGTACCGAGTTGCTGGAGAGCCTGAGGAGACAGCAAGGGGAGCCGCGAGCAgccatggaggaggaggaggagcccgAGGAGGAAGACAAACACAGCCAGGTTGACCAT GACTCTCTGGAAGACGAGCTCAGTACTTGTAACGAAAGCTTGGCCACAGAGCCGTCCTTCATCGACGAGAACCTCGTCTTCAACGAGAGCAAACGTGTTCCTTTCTTCAAG cagAAGAAGGGTGGTAAGAAGGAGACAAAGATCCCCAGCAGGCCAAAAGGGTCAGAAAATGAAGCTGCATCAACGCCTCAGAAATCCAGACTGCCGCTCCGCTGTCAGAACTAG
- the kif11 gene encoding kinesin-like protein KIF11 isoform X2: MASHNLSGVKRDEKGRNIQVVVRCRPFNTVERKSSYGVIDCDLSRREVTVKTGGINDKASRKTYTFDMVFGPAAKQIDVYRSVVCPILDEVIMGYNCTVFAYGQTGTGKTFTMEGERSPDEQFTWEEDPLAGIIPRTLHQIFEKLSENGTEFSVKVSLLEIYNEELFDLLSPSDDVNERLQLFDDPRNKRGVVVKGLEEVTVHNKDEVYQILERGSAKRRTASTLMNAYSSRSHSVFSVTIHMKEITLDGEELVKIGKLNLVDLAGSENIGRSGAVDKRAREAGNINQSLLTLGRVITALVEKRPHIPYRESKLTRILQDSLGGRTKTSIIATVSPSSSNMEETLSTLEYASRAKNIMNKPEVNQKLTKRTLIKEYTEEIERLKRDLAAARDKNGVYLSAENYEGMMVQITTHEEQIAEYTDRITAMEEELKKVTELFVDSKTRLEQCTMDLDEKQHRLEETSRDLQQTKEKLSQEEFICSELTSVQETLYNSAGQLLVTVDASTSDVSGLHDKLDRKKKVEQHNRQIQQSFAQRMDGAFGAMQRCVQRQGAKHHDMLSSYSQAIDGLLVMNKAAAKGALTTVESFVGGVGQLVAEGVARCQERVQQQEALCLQDKESLLQLLEEHRQDMEEVLVVRTLMGLSAVKDLSDTLRASVETQQALADKVEAMKETGVFFSGLVQELAGLREAAVQGLSALQAEHDKLEDEIRRAQERHQTGMKQTIQCLQDQLNLLTMETQRDYTDLRSASKGLQKPLQSLQENISSGFSTVERQASTQADLLSSTSSSLASSLRLNADESRQTLDETTGCCSHLHRSVSGLVERDLEWSSRVREHAETRAQEHFSLMRKVSTEAQTLHQSVETRCTEQLHKAKGELSSQQEEAMRTLVAVQSQTSLDRTVLEQQRAELQDHVETSQQLVYGFLQDELQQDVPTGVTPKRREFVYPRQLVKSLSRTELLESLRRQQGEPRAAMEEEEEPEEEDKHSQVDHDSLEDELSTCNESLATEPSFIDENLVFNESKRVPFFKKKGGKKETKIPSRPKGSENEAASTPQKSRLPLRCQN, from the exons ATGGCTTCACACAACCTGAGCGGAGTCAAGCGGGACGAAAAGGGCAGAAACATCCAGGTCGTGGTCAGATGCAG ACCTTTCAACACCGTGGAGCGCAAGTCGTCCTATGGGGTCATCGACTGCGACCTGAGCAGGAGGGAGGTGACTGTGAAGACGGGAGGGATTAACGACAAGGCGTCGCGAAAGACCTACACGTTTGACATG GTGTTTGGTCCAGCTGCCAAGCAGATCGACGTGTACAGGAGCGTCGTTTGCCCCATTCTGGACGAAGTCATCATGGGATACAACTGCACTGTCTTTGC CTACGGTCAGACTGGAACAGGAAAGACGTTCAccatggagggagagaggagtcCAGATGAACAGTTCACCTGGGAGGAG GACCCCCTGGCCGGCATCATCCCCAGAACGCTGCACCAGATCTTTGAGAAGCTTTCCGAGAACGGCACCGAGTTCTCCGTCAAAGTCTCCCTGCTGGAGATCTACAACGAGGAGCTGTTCGACCTGCTCAGCCCCAGCGACGACGTCAACGAGCGGCTGCAGCTTTTCGACGACCCGCGCAACAAG CGTGGTGTGGTGGTGAAGGGTCTGGAGGAGGTGACGGTTCACAACAAAGATGAGGTTTATCAGATCCTGGAGAGAGGATCAGCCAAGAGGAGGACGGCCTCCACGCTCATGAACGCCTACTCCAG TCGCTCCCACTCTGTGTTCTCGGTCACCATTCACATGAAGGAGATCACTCTGGATGGAGAGGAGCTGGTGAAGATCGGCAAACTCAACCTG GTGGATCTCGCCGGCAGCGAGAACATCGGGCGTTCGGGCGCGGTGGACAAGCGAGCTCGCGAGGCGGGAAACATCAACCAGTCTCTGCTGACGCTGGGCAGAGTGATCACTGCTCTGGTGGAGAAGAGGCCGCACATCCCGTACAG AGAGTCGAAGCTGACCAGGATCCTGCAGGACTCGCTGGGCGGACGAACGAAAACTTCCATCATCGCCACCGTGTCGCCTTCATCCAGCAACATGGAA GAGACTCTGAGCACGCTGGAGTACGCGAGCAGAGCCAAGAACATCATGAACAAACCTGAGGTCAACCAGAAACTCACCAAGAGGACGCTCATCAAG GAATACACAGAGGAGATTGAACGCCTGAAGCGCGACCTGGCCGCCGCTCGAGACAAGAACGGCGTTTACCTGTCTGCAGAGAACTACGA gggtaTGATGGTTCAGATCACCACTCACGAGGAGCAGATAGCAGAGTACACTGACCGGATCACTGCCATGGAGGAGGAGCTCAAGAAG GTGACTGAGCTGTTTGTGGACAGTAAAACCAGACTGGAGCAGTGCACTATGGACCTGGATGAGAAGCAGCACAG GCTGGAGGAGACGAGCCGTGACCTGCAGCAGACCAAAGAGAAGCTGAGTCAGGAGGAGTTTATCTGCTCGGAGCTCACCTCAGTCCAGGAAACCCTCTACAACTCCGCCGGACAG CTACTGGTTACAGTGGATGCTAGCACCAGTGACGTGTCGGGTCTCCATGACAAGCTggacaggaagaaaaag GTGGAGCAGCACAACAGGCAGATCCAGCAGAGTTTTGCTCAGCGTATGGACGGAGCATTCGGCGCCATGCAGCGCTGCGTTCAGCGGCAAGGAGCTAAACACCACGACATGCTGAGCAGCTACTCGCAGGCCATCG ACGGTCTGCTGGTGATGAACAAGGCGGCGGCGAAAGGAGCTCTGACCACGGTGGAGTCCTTCGTGGGTGGAGTTGGGCAGCTGGTGGCCGAGGGCGTGGCTCGCTGTCAGGAGAGggtgcagcagcaggaggcgcTGTGTCTGCAGGACAAGGAGagtctgctgcagctgctg GAAGAACATCGGCAGGACATGGAGGAGGTCTTAGTGGTTCGGACTCTGATGGGTTTATCAGCTGTCAAGGATCTCAGTGACACTCTGAGAGCCTCAGTGGAGACGCAGCAAGCTCTGGCTGACAAG GTGGAGGCGATGAAGGAGACGggtgtgtttttcagcggcCTGGTTCAGGAGCTGGCGGGGCTGCGTGAGGCCGCCGTGCAGGGCCTGAGCGCCCTGCAGGCTGAACACGACAAGCTGGAGGACGAGATCAGACGGGCTCAGGAGAGACACCAGACG GGTATGAAGCAGACCATCCAGTGCCTGCAGGACCAGCTCAACCTGTTAACCATGGAGACCCAGAGGGACTACACTGATCTGCGCTCGGCCTCCAAAGGTCTGCAGAAACCTCTACAGAGCCTCCAGGAGAACATCAGCAG CGGTTTCAGTACAGTAGAGCGTCAGGCCTCGACCCAAGCAGACCTCctgtcctccacctcctcctccctcgcCTCTTCACTGCGTCTGAACGCCGACGAGAGCCGGCAGACGCTGGACGAGACGACGGGCTGCTGCTCCCACCTCCACAGATCTGTGTCCG GTCTGGTGGAACGTGACCTCGAGTGGAGCTCCAGAGTCAGAGAACATGCAGAGACTCGAGCTCAGGAACACTTCTCCCTGATGAGGAAGGTTTCCACTGAAGCCCAGACCCTgcatcag AGCGTCGAGACGCGCTGCACCGAACAGCTCCACAAAGCCAAGGGGGAGCTGTCTTCCCAGCAGGAGGAGGCGATGCGGACTCTGGTGGCCGTGCAAAGCCAGACCTCCCTGGACCGGACTGTCCTGGAGCAGCAGCGTGCTGAGCTACAGGATCACGTGGAGACGAGCCAGCAGCTGGTCTATGGCTTCCTGCAGGATGAGCTGCAGCAGGACGTTCCCACCG GTGTCACCCCTAAGCGTCGGGAGTTTGTGTATCCAAGGCAGCTGGTGAAGTCGCTGAGCCGTACCGAGTTGCTGGAGAGCCTGAGGAGACAGCAAGGGGAGCCGCGAGCAgccatggaggaggaggaggagcccgAGGAGGAAGACAAACACAGCCAGGTTGACCAT GACTCTCTGGAAGACGAGCTCAGTACTTGTAACGAAAGCTTGGCCACAGAGCCGTCCTTCATCGACGAGAACCTCGTCTTCAACGAGAGCAAACGTGTTCCTTTCTTCAAG AAGAAGGGTGGTAAGAAGGAGACAAAGATCCCCAGCAGGCCAAAAGGGTCAGAAAATGAAGCTGCATCAACGCCTCAGAAATCCAGACTGCCGCTCCGCTGTCAGAACTAG
- the LOC120796168 gene encoding SLAM family member 9-like, producing MEKRVFTCFRLLSVLLLNSASAQNTNLFFPEGGTLNLSLPVSEALTSVLWKHNGNLVVELVNSDLEYYGRFENRTTLNQNTGRLEIKNITEADSGSYSVEINNKVQSQGYDVTVLKKVPKPEVVVRPLTCAPALERCSLSCEGDTRGDGTVTYSWKEGDGEWKQEERNITIKNSEEIKRVKTFSCRMNNPVSKAESEPHQNPFFQDETNGSSGVIWGILCVVFIGIIIVCLFLYFKKRESIRNICSQRRDGNNTRIINETQPLHANSTALESQPPNSNSTAPESQPPNSNSTAPESQPPNSNSTAPESQPPNSNSTAPESQPPDSNSTAPESQPLNPEESEEHL from the coding sequence ATGGAGAAACGGGTTTTTACGTGTTTTCGTCTCCTCTCGGTGCTGTTGCTGAACTCCGCTTCGGCccaaaatacaaatttgttcTTCCCGGAAGGCGGAACCCTCAACTTGAGTCTTCCCGTCTCCGAGGCTTTAACCAGCGTCCTGTGGAAACATAACGGCAATCTGGTGGTTGAATTGGTGAATTCTGACCTCGAATACTACGGCAGGTTTGAAAACCGCACAACCCTGAACCAAAACACTGGACgtttggaaataaaaaacataactgaaGCTGACTCGGGGTCGTATTCGGTGGAGATCAACAACAAGGTCCAGAGCCAAGGTTATGATGTTACAGTACTCAAGAAAGTGCCCAAGCCTGAAGTGGTGGTGAGACCACTGACGTGTGCGCCTGCCCTGGAACGATGCTCCCTGAGCTGTGAAGGAGACACCAGGGGGGATGGAACTGTCACCTACAGCTGGAAGGAGGGAGACGGAGAGTGGAAGCAGGAGGAACGGAATATTACCATCAAGAACAGTGAGGAAATAAAACGAGTAAAAACGTTCTCCTGCCGGATGAACAACCCAGTCAGTAAGGCAGAGAGTGAACCCCACCAGAATCCATTCTTTCAAGACGAAACAAATGGCAGCTCTGGAGTTATTTGGGGGATTTTATGTGTTGTCTTCATCGGCATCATaattgtctgtctgtttctgtattttaagAAGCGAGAATCCATCAGGAATATTTGCTCTCAACGTCGGGATGGCAACAACACTAGGATTATAAATGAGACGCAACCACTCCACGCAAATTCAACAGCACTTGAGAGTCAACCCCCCAACTCAAATTCAACAGCACCTGAGAGTCAACCCCCCAACTCAAATTCAACAGCACCTGAGAGTCAACCCCCCAACTCAAATTCAACAGCACCTGAGAGTCAACCCCCCAACTCAAATTCAACAGCACCTGAGAGTCAACCCCCCGACTCAAATTCAACAGCACCTGAGAGTCAACCACTCAACCCCGAAGAATCCGAAGAACATTTATAA